The Penaeus vannamei isolate JL-2024 chromosome 23, ASM4276789v1, whole genome shotgun sequence DNA window tccgcatctgtgaccccagtACCTGcatggagagatcgatttcctaggtcgctcgttctccaaactgggtgTCCCTCACCATGTTCTTGACATCTGTTATTCACGACTCCTCTACTACAGAGACTCCTCATCTGCCCGACCTCAGCCTACCCTACACTGGGGATATCTATTCTCTCCGTCGCCCTCGTCACCCTCTCAACTATACATTCCGTCGCAACCTGGTCCACACTCGCCCTCCCTCTActtatgctgttccttgtgcctcccgTGATAACCAGTACTTCAGTGAGACAGGTGCCATTCTCAGGACAAATACGCTGCATTCAGGGGACACAACGACAACgccttctgccatcagtgggacacaggacatgtgtgtgtgtgtacttatgcctatacatacatacatacatacatatatatatatatatatatatatatatatatatatatatatatatatatatatacatatatgtgtatgtatatatatatatgtatatatatatatatgtatatatatacacatatatatgtatatatatatatatatatatatatatatatatatatatatacatgtttatatgtatatatatatatatatatatatatatatatatatatagagagagagagagagagagagagagagagagagagagagagagagagagagagagagagagagggggagagacatcGATCTCTACATGTATCATTGAAATATCCATGTGAGAGAAACGAACATATGCAAAAGAATGTTGAAAGATGACACAGCAGTTTAGAAATATCCCTTGATTTCATATTCATACCCTGAATCCTTCAGTAAacttcttttattaattttttgacattatatatttggtatattacTTTTCCACTGATTTAGATGTGCATTTAAATACCTGTCTATTATATAATCAAAATCCCATCATGAATAAgcagaaaagataataaaggatcattgaatatgtgtgcatattaatgtttatttgtttattcatttatctatttacttattcaaatTATATATTGATCATGATTAAGTAGAAGCAGAATTGAACCCACACACCCCAAATCCAGTCCCCTTGTCCATCGCGATTCGAATCTCGCGCCCTCCCCACCGCCCGAAGCTTTCCCCCGCCGCCGCCAGATGTCTCCACCATATTGTTGTCGTTCCGCGAGTCATCGTCATGTCGGCCTCAAGTTACGACCGCGCTATCACCGTTTTCAGCCCTGATGGCCATCTTTTCCAGGTGGAATATGCACAGGAAGCTGTGAAGAAGGGATCGACGGCTGTGAGTATCAGTGGGATTATCTTTTAGGAGGATTCAGCCCCGGGTGTTGGCGAAAAATGGTTTTGCCGGAtgatcctctgtccctctcccgttCAAAAGTTGACATGTCATTTTATGGGTATTTGTTTGGCACTATAAATCTTTGCTAATATTGGGATTGTTTTGTGGTACGAGCTTGCTGTAGAATCTACTTTTACCGGCGCGCGGATGTAGAGGGAAATGAATAACGCCATCTTATAATGCGTAAGAAATAGAAACAACATAGTTCAAGTTGCAGCGGCCTACTATTCACCGCTAAAGGACGAAAATATCCCCTGCACAGCACCGCTCAGAGTCTAAGTCGCTCATCTTGTTTATCTTGCCAGGAAAAACAATACATTGACCGCATAACCCATAACTGAAATCCCATTCAGGTGTTACTGTGCTGAAATTCAGGTGTTACTGTGCACTTGTCAAAATATTTTGCTAATTGTTAGTATCTGCTGATGCACATATGCTTTTAACATCCTAAATGTTTACAATGGGACCACATTTGTTATAGACTGTCCCCGACTTCCGCCAACAATattgggggatcccgtggggaatcggaaggttggggggggggttgcttttgttcataccatgcattttatAAAGCAAAGGAATGTGGGATTTTGAAAACCCAAACCAAGAATAGTATTCGATAAAAGTTGAAGACAGTGACgtgtagatagagggaaatggataccgccatcttatagagtggaattgaacatagtttaagctgcagcggcctTATAGTcgccgctaaatgacgaaaatataatgtGTGGTCGCCGCTCAAATTTTAAGTCCAGCAACTTGTTTACCTTGCCAGAAATAAGAAAACTCTTAACTGCTGAACTCATTACTGCGATGTCCAAACTAGTTTGTATGTTACTGTGCActtgtcaaaacaatatttggcttattatcagtgtctgctgttacacatttataCTGTTAAAGCCTTTTAATAATGTTGTTAttcctcatttgcatattttaagaTTTATCTACTCTTGTTTAGAATTATGCGCATctagtgtttcacactttctttcacCAGACACAGGTTAACAGCTCATGGTGCGCTCATTTTGAGGTAGAATGCCGGTGGAAAAATGATGCGTTTCCATTGTgttgttgattctgggttatttttAAGACATACAGTTTCAATGAAGAATAATTAGACTGTAGTAACCATCCTAGTTtaatatctgagcccatcaagatctccaaatgatgaaaaaagtgataaaatcgaagcaatccagaCGGTACAAAGAAGCAACGAAAGTTTGAAGTTTCCTGATTTAAAGGTATATGATGAATGCAGCActatcttgctgtacataccgaggtgaagacaatgtgtcccaggggatgttgggggggcagagccccccatcaaccctcccagAGGGCATGCCTAGACACATCAACTTAAATTGATATATAAGGCTGGATTATTGGTCtatgttttttggggggagtttGGAACATGTAAATTCCCATAGAGTTTTGCAAAAAGGTGGGTTGGGTTTCAGTAGAGTTTTTGAATTTGGGCGTGTCAGCCTGTAGAATTTCGAAGATGGCGGTTACATTATAGACTTTAATTTGCCaattttaagtgttttttgtgctagttttacgcatctTTGATcgtcattcttcttatttaagcctgttttaccccatgcTTTCCCTGATATGcgtcatgccctcccctgctaacagaACTATCAAACCAAGATCAtcaatggagaaatggtactcaatctcctgaacgattcattcacagaaaaaagaatgccaagaattgatgaaatcattggatttcttGCAGAAAACATCAGtttagtctctgggagggtgtGTCACCCTCTGTAACAAATACCTAATATTTCATACAATAAAGAAAGTGGAGAATGTAAAAACCAAAGACAAGATTTGGCCACAGATGTTTCGACACAGTGTTGCATGAACAAACGAGTGACTGAACCACATCTTAAATGCACAAACTACCAGAAGGATAGCTATGTGGAAAAGAAAATCTAAACCTGGGGGCTATGCCTCTGGACCCCTTCCCAATTGCCGTAATTCCCTACCAGGGGCTCCGCCCTCGGACCTCATCCCAATTGTCTAATTTCCATACCAGGGCCTTTGGACATCTTTGCTGGTGGCATGTGGGGACTTCTGCACGTCACATTTTCAAAGATTTACTTAAATAGTTTCACTTCTGCAaatcaattttgatagcaatgaatgtagtatttggtttatttttttaactGTGTGAGCGCAGTtctatcttgccatacataccaatgtgaagagaatgtttcctaGGGAGTGTTCTATCAATCCTTTCCTTGGGCTAGGCACACCTAATCACAGCTACTTAAGATTGTTAGGTTGTGTGTATTTAATGTTTAggatgtttttttggggggtatggaTGATGTGAATTACGGTAGATTTTACCAAGAGATGGGTTGGATTCCCATAGAGCTTTTCTAATTTTAGCACTTCGGTCCATAGAATTGCAAAGATCGCGGGTATGTCTGCAGTTTCATTTGCAGATTTTAAGTTGCAGTCTACTGGAAAACATGGGTGTAGATAGTGGAAGGTAGTtaatgtataaaagaaaaagaaaggggccAAGGATGTTGCCTTTCAGAATGCCAGAAGAGACAGGGACTGAGTTAGAAGATGTGCCATCAAGCAAGACCCGCTAGGGTCCTACACATCAAAAAAATTGGTCCTGTGATATCATAACATCATAATTTAAGTGTTTTTTGTTAGAGACTTTGTCGAAGTCTTTGTGATATTTGCATAAAGCCCCCTATAGGTAGGATGGTTAAGGCAAGTGACCGGAAGGACATAGATTGTAAGGTAGGAGTTAGGGTACAGGTGCAGGACCTCAGGATTAAGGCAGTGGCCAGTGTTTTCAGCAGTTTCTGTATGCCATTAGTCGATATGTCAAGCGGAGGGATTGGAAGATAAGGGCTGTCTGGCATTTGGGTATGTTGGTATCTGTATGTGAAAATTAATTGAAAGTATGTGTTGattatatgtattttgtgttttgGGCTGGTTTCAAGGGTGATGTTGATTTCAAGGCTATGATTGCTTGTCTTGTCTTCGTGACTTGAAAAAAAGGTTTGGCTCCGAGATTGTTTATAAAGTAGGTATAAAAATGTTTGTGTTCCACTATGTTTTTGGAAAATGTTTTTCGGAAGGATTATCTGGAgtgttgtatgtttgtgagtCTGTAAGGTTATTTTTTATGGTGTCTGCATAGGTCCCTGAAGAATCAAGGAAATGTATTTCTGCTTGAAGGTGTTTTCTGTGATACATTTTTCTTTGTAGGTGAGTATGGTATGTTTAAGGGGGCTGTCGTTCTGAAGAACGAAGTTCGTTAATtatgatcagattttttttattttttaaattgttatatacacatatagggtGATAAACACCGCtaagtttcatatcatttgaatAATAAATAGTTAGAAGTAAAGGGACTTGTATAGGGATCTGTATAAAAGTAATCCATGCAGTAGTTAGTGATGTCCTATGTGACTACAACTGTCAGTTCTGGAATATAGgtaagcctctctctctttgtctggttGGTCTGAGGTCGACGTCAACGAGAACACTGTCATGGTTGATCTGTCCTGGGTTAACCTTGGTGCTTGTTATGTCTCTAATGTTTGTGAGAAATAAGTCTAGAATGTGTGAGGTAGTGTGAAGGTCACTGGCACCATCAAGACGTGCtatgttttgtatttgtgttggAGTGAGTATTGTTTGCGAGAGTGAATGAATATTTATGATATCTATGAGTCATGTAATTAATACCTGTTTGTGTGTGGAATAATGAGAGCCACAAGGTCAGTGTGTGGGGAGGTCATGGGGGGACAGAAAAGTCCAGTCCATGCTAGGTAGGTTGTAGTCACCCGCTATCCATAGATTATGTACCATTTCTTTGCAAACAAGGAGTTCAGAGACCATATAGATTTTTGGGtgatttatgtaatatatgaagTATTGGGAATAGTGTTTAATGTGGGACACATTTGATACTACATTTGCTATGACCTGTATATTCAACACAAGATTGGTATCTAACCTGTAACTTTTGCATTGCTGGGATTATATAATGATTGTATAGGGACTTAATGACAAGAAAAGATGTATATGTTGCATAGtacaatttacatatacatacttctaAGTGGCTGAACAGAAAGTGGTGAATTTTATAGTTATTCATACTGTgacttaaaaagaataataataataaataaaaataaataaataaataaataagtaagtaaataaataaaattaacattattggagtatatatggtgtatactgtatgtgtaggACCTATATTCTATGATGACTTTTTCAGGTTGGTGTGAAAGGCAAAGATGTTGTGGTTCTGTGTGTAGAGAAGAAGTCTGTTCCAAAGCTGCAGGAAGAGCGCACAGTAAGAAAGATCTGTCTCTTGGATGACCATGTACTGATGGCATTTGCAGGTACTATACTAGGATCACTTTATTGTAATTACTTCCCACACTTGTTTTGACTGTAATCTGATAtaatttctctgttttgtttcccAAGATACTGATTGATTTATGGATTATTTTAGGTCTTACAGCAGATGCAAGAATTTTGGTTAACAGGGCCAGAGTTGAGTGTCAGTCTCACAAGCTAACTGTGGAAGACCCTGTCACTCTTGAATATATTACAAGGTAAGTTGCACCATTTTATTTCTTGGGACTTCATGACAATCAGTGATTGGAattatccctctcttttccctgttgatttatatatatatacataattcatttacatttacagatTCATTGCCACATTGAAACAGAGGTACACACAAAGCAATGGCCGTCGACCTTTTGGTACCTCATGTCTTATTGCTGGGTTTGACATGGACGGAACACCTCATTTGTATCTGACAGATCCCTCTGGCACATACACAGAGTGGCAGGTTAGTATtcttaataaaaattattatttatttttattcgtatttatcagtattcttattaaTGGCCAGTAATACTGTCAAAGAAACTAACAATCCACTAGTTCAGCCTTGAACGATTTTGTACAATGAATCAATCACATGGCTTGTTTTCCAGGCCAATGCCACAGGTCGCAGTGCAAAGACTGTCCGAGAATTCTTGGAGAAGCATTACACTGATGAGGTAGTCTCAACAGAGGCAGGAGCCATCAAGCTAGTAGTTAAGGCATTGCTAGAAGTGGTCCAGTCTGGGGCCAAAAATGTAGAAGTTGCAATTATGAAGCCCAATGAACCAATGAGGgtaatatatttttgtcttttagttTGCTTCAATAATATTGGGAAAAACAAGATAGTGGCAAAATGTTTTACCTtatttgaataaaataaaatacttttCAGTCAATTAAAAACATTTTTGGCATTTTTCAGATGCTAGATATTGGCAGCCTTGAGAAGATCGTAgcagagattgagaaggagaaagaagaggaagcagagaagaagaagcaaaagaaatagTTGTATTACATTAAAAAGTAATTACTAGTAATGTTTTAAGTTCAAGTATATTTGCAGGAGAATCATGCTTACCAATGAGTATTTTGATTTATAACATCATTCAGTTTGCTTATCCCAGCAGAATGTTATTTATAAAAAACAGCTCTTTTTTCAATAAAGGAGGATAAAATACTTATCTCATTTACCCTGTAAAAATGTTTTGCTTTTACTTTATTGCATTATTGTTGAAAATTTTACACAAATCAGAGATTACAATATGAACATTTGACAGTAACAATTTTTCCCATCTGAGGAACCCTAAATTTTTACTTATGCAGCAATAACCTgtgtaaataatggtaataaaattccTGTTTCTGCCCAAATCAAATTTTATCTAGAatcacacatttatatttttcaAGTTATTCACTAAGTGAATTCATACACATTATAATGAGATCAACTAAAAATAAAACCGAAGAACATTTAAAATGCAATGTTGTAACTATGCTGTACTCTGATATGACTAGCATTACTGACAGAAACCAAACCTAAACAATGGCTGAATATCTTCAATATTCTTATATTAAAATTAAACGAAAATCACATGGAGTAGCATAATATCAatgtaataactgaaaaaaaggtataatattgatgtgagagagagctgtatacacagtatatgtgtatatttgactACTTGTGGAATGTTAATGGGTTTTACTTGTGCCCATAAATCATcatatttgtattcattttcTAAGCTTTCTTGAATTCTTTTATTTGTAATgagatatatattcaaatgacattagtattataattacaaaaatatctgtataaatatatacattaactaTATCTTCCAGGCAAATAACAACATCCAACAATAACTATTTAGTATTCCGTTACTCAAAATAAGACAATCACCTAACAGCCATACTTCTTATTAGGGAAAAATCAAAAGATTTTAGGAACATAAACTTAGCCTATATGTGCAGCAAGAAGATGCTGAGGCACATATAATGAGAGAGTTTTTTTGGAGACCGCCATTTTCTTGGCAACTTCTTGCAAAACTGCTAGCCCAGTCAATATTTCGTGAGGTAAGTCTGCTGCCTTGTTCGTACTGttgaaaaagtaaaaagtatcAATGTTAATATTGGTTCTTGATAGTATTTATACATTATTTCAATCTTAACCTATTCACATATGTAAGTCAAGGTGATTTAATACATATCACTCTGTACCTGTGCTTTTGTCTGCCTTATGTGGTTAGACCATCAAGCATCAGTGAAAATTTTGGTGACATGACAAAGGTTAATGGTTGTTTAAAACAAATGTGTTTGGCTTtaaaaggtcatatagcactatggaaaGTATTATGGCAAAAAGGGGGTGAAAATGGGTTAATAATTAGGACACTAGGATAGTattgtagtgaaaagggtaaagaggggtaCCAAATGGAGTAAGGCAGCGATGAGTTAATGGGGGAAATGAGTCAAGGCCAAAGGGTAATTAGAGCAAATGGAGGGCATCTGTGCatttgagaaaggaagaggaacagtgCAAAAGAGTCATTATGAAGCAATCAATgggtaatgaaaatagaaataagtgtCAGAGATGAAGAAACCAAGGAATAAGAAGATACCAGGAAGGAGGTAAAGTATCAGAAAGAATGTCAGGAAGGGAAGGATCCAGGGAAGGACACTTGTCACAAGGAAGTCGTACAAGCATCCAGGAGATAgtgggagggataagagagaggagcattttcttgggtcatctttaggaagttttggatgtcttcaagggtttctggaggggagtagGGCAGAGAGGtataaggaggagaaaagacgtaataatgacgacaaaaaaataaatgtgctagacatcaagggtcatatagcactatggtattgtATTGTGGTGAGAGGGTTTTTTAAAGTTCTTTATTAGAGTTAAAGTATCATATCTCAATGGTCATTTATTGTATGATAGTATAGTAtttaaaggagtagaaagagagggtagaTGGGGACAAAGGATGGttagatcaaatgaaggatatttaagtagccgaggaaggagaatagggtaTCAACAGAAAAGGTGCAACAGGTTGGGGTGTCGCAGAAGAAGGGATATGTGAGGGAAAGTAAGGGGGAAAAGATGACATATGTCTGTGGGGTAGCTAAAGAGTTAGGTGTAGGAGAATATGGTAGAAGGTTGGGTGGAATGGTTAGATTGCCTTTTGACTGAATTTTActaggagggataggggaaaaagagagggtgatTATGGGTAGGCAGACGAGACACTGGGGAGATTCTGCAACATcttatgaagaagagagaggagcggagtGAAGAACAGCATTGAGAAAAAATCTGTCTGGCTTCACTTACTGCAGGGCAGCACCTATAAAATACCTTATGGGAACTGCCACAATTGACACTTTTGTGTGATTGTCCAGAGCAATTTTAACAGTGTGCAGTGGCTTGTACAGCaagcaaaaatgaaagaaatagaattggttgaataaataccagagagagtgaataagtgaatgaatgaatgagagtgacaactgcagacagggggagagagatcaTACAGGCTTCTTTCACTTTTCCTGAAACTCGTATTTGTTGCATGTCAGTGACACTTTAGGGGCATGTCTTGTCAAAATGACTCCTCACATAATGATGATGTGAGGAAAGCCAAGATATTCCAGTGCAAATACTTGTACAAGCAATCCATACTTCACAAACCTTGCTGCAGTATGTGTTGTGAAGGATGTGATATACTGGGATAGAAGTTCAATGAAACGAAGTGTATGATCCTGGTGAAACTGTCGCAACAGGGATGCAAGTCCCGTTACAAGTAATTCTCCATCAATGCCCTCAGTGCCTCTGATGCCAGTCAGGGTACCTGTtttaatatagacatatattacttttattcaaCCAGAAGTACTTTATATTTTGTCTTTCCACATAACTATAGAACTTAACATAAATGAATTTGAATGCATTTACTTTCCCTTTTTCAGAACATTTTAAGGACACCAGCAAAAAGTAGTAATTCCTTTTCTGTTCGACATACCAAGCATTTTTGCATAATGTATCTTTGGAATCTGGTTGATCACAGTCAACAGTAGCACCATGCTCAGAGGATTAAGAGCCTTTGTGGTGATGTAGATCCTATTAAGAGGTTGGGTCATCCCACACCACTCCAAAAAGATACTGAGTTCACTGGTTAATGCACCGTCCTCATCTGGGTATGGCCTTGTAGGATCAGCATAATGTTTCTTTACATCTGACATAAGCGAGCTAAAGGTGAAAACACAAATTAGCTTTAGTAAATTGTTGAATAATTTACAGGTTAATATTAGTATAATGCATTTCTCCACAGTGATCCTTTAAGTCATCAGTGACccttataattacaatgattacaggcaataaataaatttaaagagCCTTACTCATTCATAGTTGAAAGTGCAGCTGCAAGATACTTGGCATCAAACTTGCATGAAGAATTGAGACGATTTGCAGCATGGAGCCTGAGGACCTGCATCTGCCCTATTCGCATGATACGATCAACAATTGATGTTGACAATTTATTTGTGCGTTGAGCCCACCCAACATACTGCCTCTGCGGTTGTGCTGTTGAAGGATAATAGAGATAAGATAAGCTAAATACCATAAGAAAAATGTAGTATTCtcctaaaaaacaacaaaaacaaggatcaacacatatttatataaaaatgtatgtctgtttatgtatatatttgttttacccTTTTACACAACTAAAATGTTAAAGGAAACTAAATGCTTATCCACTGCTGTCGTTTTGAccttgcttaaaaaaaaagattatattttGGGTAACactggttagttggttggttcaTTTATTGGGTAGCAAGATAACTCAtaaagttatgaaaaaaaaatgaaattttttACTTGGTGTGTGCCTTAGCCCAATGTAGATGCCATCAAATTTTGGTGGTTGATCTGATCATTATCCaaatccaggaatttttttaaaggattgcaTCAGGTACACTTACTGCTTGACAAAagggataattattattattatcattacttttattatccaccttggtggaggtatgcaCTCACCGAGTGCTTCTAGTTTCTTGTAACATCAACCTCCCATTCACTCCTTCAGCCCCTTTCTTACAaaatttattatttaaaaaacaTCATATATCAATAAAGCTCCTCTCATGATCTGTCtggaaaaagacaaacaataacacaatTTCTTTCTTAAATCGGGTAAAAAACACTTACCAACTACATGAGTGTTTGGGGTCAACTGGGGTGGGGTTGTTCTTAGTATCTCTTTTATGGTGGGATCCTTCTGGCAGGCAACCTCAATCTCCCGAACCAAATTCTGAAATGAATGTCACATGTCATAGATGCAAAGATTAAAACGAAAACATAACATCGAATATCGCTTCCCCATAAGAATATATCCTTCCATTAGGAATGTACAATGATACTAACCTGAAAAACTTCCCTTGCTTTCTTGTCAAATAATTTAAAAAGCAAGCTACCTTGATTACTTATTTTGTTAAATTGTATGTTCAAATTATGATTCCTAGCCTCTATTTTggtgtgaatgagaataaaaTATCTAGAACTGTCTGATATATTTCCTCCAACCAAAAATCCACAACAATGTTACCACCTTTATGGCAAATGATGTGAATGCACTGCCAGAGCCCAGGggtcggattctcaaaagagttagggcgccttaaggagatatggcgccttaacgcgtttgagaatccggccccagattTCTGCATTGATTAGAGTTGGTAATCAATATTTACCTTTGTATCATGGTGTAAAAACTACATATAAAACGACAATCTAAGTTATGGTTTTGCAAAATAAATGAATTGCAAATGTTATGGTTATTAAAGAAGTTCCAAAACTTTGATCCAAAGTCTAAGCATTCACAACCTTTGCTGTAATGGTGGTAACATGGATATCATCCTCTACCTCACTGGACCTTCATCTGTTTATCTGGGTGGCTTttgtctccattcctccctctctattccctcttacGCAATGAAAAGTATCCActgcccttttcctctccacatttcatatgtacatataaatagataatttagGCCACCATCGCCGGGAACATGTGTTTATTGtaatattgttttgtgaaatgtttcTGCACACAGATGGCTCTCCAAGTGCTTAGCTGCAAAGAAGTAATTCAAACCAATTTTGCATTCATTTTAGTGTTGTTATTTTAAATGTCTGTgaacatagatggctctgccagtgcttagccaaaaaggagtcaattagtagatattGTGACCTCCCCTTTCCTTGACCTGgtgggaaaatgttttttttactgatgctatcaatattgatactgttatttttattataaacattgtaattattatattgttattagcattattatcagcagtatcaaatactagaaaatattgaaaatcaaggaaaaggttaaACATGTGAGACGGG harbors:
- the LOC113809079 gene encoding proteasome subunit alpha type-7, encoding MSASSYDRAITVFSPDGHLFQVEYAQEAVKKGSTAVGVKGKDVVVLCVEKKSVPKLQEERTVRKICLLDDHVLMAFAGLTADARILVNRARVECQSHKLTVEDPVTLEYITRFIATLKQRYTQSNGRRPFGTSCLIAGFDMDGTPHLYLTDPSGTYTEWQANATGRSAKTVREFLEKHYTDEVVSTEAGAIKLVVKALLEVVQSGAKNVEVAIMKPNEPMRMLDIGSLEKIVAEIEKEKEEEAEKKKQKK